Proteins encoded within one genomic window of Pseudalkalibacillus sp. SCS-8:
- the priA gene encoding primosomal protein N': MIAGVIVDVPALGTDKIFDYRIPDGLVDVITVGMRVIVPFGPRKLTGFVVRLTDTSELKRLKPIEDIVDPSPVINKELIELGEWIAENTLCFLHSAYQSMLPAAMKMNYTKRLETTETTELSKFPDDIQALLHSTDGMLWSEVLELGKDRARIVQDAIRKGEIEVRYEIRSKGNKKKQKVVKPVEPVHTLEKVRDDLLKKAPKQATVLEYIINNKVDKILTKDLVEKSGSSRATIKSLIDKGLLSESEEEIYRDPYKDRQFERTYPLTLTEEQKKAISPILQDIKDGKHETFLLHGVTGSGKTEIYLQSIEEVISRGKAAIMLVPEISLTPQMVHRFKGRFGSEVAVLHSGLSVGEKYDEWRKIQRKEAKVVVGARSAIFAPFTDIGIIIIDEEHESSYKQEENPRYHARDIAIQRGIYHNCPVVLGSATPTLETYARAQKGVYTLCTLEERVNKRELPTSEIVDMREELRAGNRSLFSAALFDRLKDRIEKGEQSVLLLNRRGYSTFVNCRDCGYVAQCPHCDISLTFHKRSNTVKCHYCGFEEKQPTLCPQCQSEHIRFFGTGTQKVEEELNRLMPEASVIRMDVDTTSRKGMHEKLLNRFAEKKADILLGTQMIAKGLDFPNVTLVGVLAADAMLHLPDFRASERTFQLLTQVSGRAGRHHLSGEVVIQTYTPEHYSVQLAKQHDFITFYNQEMQVRKLHEYPPFYFLALVTVSHEELMQVVDVTEKISERLRGTLSSQAVILGPVASPIPRVKDRYRYQCVIKYKNEPNLKSTLNEIVSHYQKRMQQNQLQISIDMHPQTIL, encoded by the coding sequence ATGATTGCAGGAGTGATTGTCGATGTTCCTGCCTTGGGAACAGACAAAATCTTCGATTATCGGATTCCAGATGGATTAGTCGATGTCATAACGGTAGGCATGCGAGTAATCGTCCCATTCGGTCCTAGAAAGCTGACGGGGTTCGTCGTTCGATTGACAGATACGTCTGAATTGAAACGGTTGAAACCAATTGAAGATATCGTCGATCCATCGCCTGTCATTAATAAGGAATTGATCGAGCTTGGTGAATGGATTGCCGAGAACACGCTATGCTTTCTTCATTCTGCCTATCAGTCGATGTTACCTGCCGCGATGAAAATGAATTATACGAAACGTTTGGAAACGACCGAAACGACGGAGCTTTCAAAATTCCCTGATGATATTCAAGCACTACTTCATTCAACGGATGGCATGCTCTGGTCAGAGGTATTGGAATTAGGAAAAGATCGTGCAAGGATCGTGCAGGATGCGATACGAAAAGGGGAAATCGAAGTCCGGTATGAGATCCGATCAAAAGGAAATAAGAAAAAGCAAAAGGTCGTCAAGCCTGTCGAACCGGTACATACATTGGAAAAAGTCCGAGATGATCTCTTGAAGAAGGCACCTAAACAAGCCACTGTTTTGGAATACATCATCAATAACAAGGTCGATAAGATTTTGACGAAGGATCTGGTTGAAAAATCAGGCTCTTCACGAGCTACAATTAAAAGCTTGATTGATAAAGGGCTTTTATCAGAGAGTGAAGAAGAAATCTATCGTGATCCCTATAAAGACCGTCAATTCGAACGGACGTATCCTTTAACTTTGACAGAAGAACAAAAAAAGGCGATATCCCCGATCCTTCAAGACATCAAGGATGGAAAGCATGAAACCTTTCTGCTCCATGGTGTGACGGGGAGCGGGAAAACGGAAATCTATTTGCAATCGATCGAGGAAGTCATCTCACGTGGAAAAGCTGCAATCATGCTTGTTCCTGAAATTTCATTGACCCCGCAAATGGTTCACAGGTTCAAAGGAAGGTTCGGCTCAGAAGTCGCCGTCCTTCATAGCGGATTATCGGTCGGAGAAAAATACGATGAGTGGCGTAAGATCCAAAGAAAAGAAGCAAAGGTTGTTGTTGGAGCACGTTCAGCAATTTTCGCGCCATTTACGGATATCGGAATCATCATTATCGACGAAGAGCATGAATCCAGTTACAAGCAAGAAGAAAACCCGAGGTATCATGCGAGAGATATCGCGATACAGAGAGGAATCTATCATAACTGCCCAGTGGTACTAGGAAGTGCAACGCCTACTCTTGAAACATACGCCCGTGCCCAAAAAGGCGTATATACCCTATGTACCTTGGAGGAACGGGTGAACAAAAGGGAGTTACCGACTTCTGAAATTGTCGATATGAGAGAAGAGCTTCGAGCAGGAAATCGCTCTTTGTTTTCTGCAGCATTATTCGACCGTCTGAAGGACAGGATTGAAAAAGGGGAGCAAAGTGTCCTTCTTCTTAACAGAAGGGGGTATTCCACCTTTGTCAATTGCAGAGATTGCGGGTATGTCGCTCAGTGTCCCCATTGTGATATTTCACTTACTTTTCATAAACGATCAAATACAGTGAAGTGCCACTATTGTGGTTTTGAGGAGAAACAACCAACCCTCTGTCCGCAATGTCAATCAGAGCATATTCGATTTTTCGGAACGGGCACGCAAAAGGTTGAAGAAGAACTTAATCGATTAATGCCGGAAGCGTCAGTGATTAGAATGGATGTCGATACGACAAGCAGAAAAGGCATGCATGAAAAGCTTTTGAATCGATTTGCCGAGAAGAAAGCGGATATTCTGCTTGGAACCCAGATGATTGCGAAAGGACTTGACTTTCCAAATGTCACACTAGTCGGTGTATTGGCGGCAGACGCAATGCTCCACTTGCCTGATTTCCGAGCTTCTGAACGGACGTTTCAGCTTTTGACACAGGTGAGCGGGAGGGCAGGGCGTCACCACCTTTCAGGAGAAGTCGTCATCCAAACCTATACACCGGAACATTATAGTGTTCAGCTTGCTAAGCAGCATGACTTCATCACCTTTTACAATCAAGAAATGCAAGTGAGGAAATTACACGAATATCCTCCCTTTTATTTTCTGGCACTTGTCACCGTTTCACATGAAGAACTGATGCAGGTCGTCGATGTTACAGAAAAGATTTCCGAACGTTTAAGGGGGACGCTGAGTTCCCAGGCGGTCATACTTGGACCTGTAGCCTCTCCGATCCCGCGGGTGAAAGATAGATATCGCTATCAATGCGTGATAAAATACAAAAATGAACCAAATTTAAAATCCACTTTGAATGAAATTGTATCCCATTATCAAAAAAGGATGCAGCAGAATCAACTGCAAATCAGTATTGATATGCATCCTCAAACGATACTTTAA
- the fmt gene encoding methionyl-tRNA formyltransferase produces MKIVFMGTPDFSVPVLQRIIQDGYEVAAVVTQPDKPVGRKKVITPPPVKREALRHEIPVLQPKKVRTEFEDILAYEPDLIVTAAYGQILPKQLLDHPKHGCVNVHASLLPEYRGGAPIHKAIVDGKKESGVTIMYMVEKLDAGDMLSQVRVPIEETDHVGTLHDKLSEAGAELLSETLPRLIKGEIEPIKQDEELVTYAPNISREMEKIDWTKDGETIYNQIRGLHPWPVAYTFLNGKPLKVWWGEKVNAPEQGDPGQLLQIDKQGITVATGNETAIRITELQPSGKKRMDVSQYVAGANLSTDMKLGEQ; encoded by the coding sequence ATGAAAATCGTATTTATGGGTACACCCGATTTTTCAGTACCTGTCCTTCAAAGAATCATACAGGACGGTTATGAAGTTGCAGCTGTGGTGACACAACCGGATAAACCAGTTGGACGGAAAAAAGTGATTACACCGCCGCCTGTTAAACGGGAAGCGCTCAGACATGAAATTCCTGTCCTCCAACCGAAAAAGGTCCGAACCGAATTTGAAGACATTCTGGCTTATGAGCCGGATCTAATCGTGACGGCTGCCTACGGCCAAATTTTACCGAAGCAGCTTCTGGATCACCCGAAGCATGGCTGTGTCAACGTCCATGCCTCACTACTTCCTGAATACAGAGGAGGAGCGCCGATCCATAAGGCGATTGTGGATGGAAAGAAGGAGTCTGGAGTCACGATCATGTATATGGTCGAGAAGCTTGATGCAGGAGATATGCTAAGTCAAGTTCGTGTCCCTATAGAAGAAACGGACCATGTCGGAACGCTCCATGATAAGCTCAGTGAAGCAGGTGCAGAGCTGCTTAGTGAAACACTTCCGAGGCTGATTAAAGGAGAGATTGAACCAATCAAACAAGATGAGGAATTGGTCACATACGCTCCAAATATCTCGAGGGAAATGGAAAAGATCGATTGGACGAAGGATGGCGAAACGATCTATAACCAAATTAGAGGATTACATCCATGGCCTGTCGCTTATACCTTCCTGAACGGAAAACCGTTGAAAGTCTGGTGGGGAGAGAAGGTAAACGCACCGGAACAAGGAGATCCAGGTCAGTTGCTACAGATTGATAAACAGGGGATCACCGTTGCTACAGGAAACGAAACCGCGATCCGGATTACTGAGTTACAGCCTTCCGGAAAGAAACGTATGGACGTTTCCCAATATGTGGCGGGAGCAAATTTAAGTACAGATATGAAGCTTGGTGAACAATAG
- the rsmB gene encoding 16S rRNA (cytosine(967)-C(5))-methyltransferase RsmB, translating to MVGNVREVATDLLVKIERSQAYSNLLLNTAIRKNGFTPKDSGLLTEIVYGTVQRKNTLDFYLKPFIKKPLSKLDDWVVVLLRLSVYQMLYLDRVPDHAILNEAVSIAKKKGHKGISGFVNGVLRNIQRKGVQPLASIKEKTLQLSIEHSHPEWLLKRWIQQLGELKTIDMCTVNNLPPSVTARVNTNKTSVDESLKKLKEESVEAQKSELCPDGIKVLSGNLPQTNAYQAGVLTIQDESSMLVGYAVDPQKDDRVLDACAAPGGKTTHLAERMQNQGEVTAIDLHDHKVKLIDDQVGRLGLDNVQTIAMDTRKAANLFQAETFDRILLDAPCTGFGVIRRKPDIKWAKTEEDIKRIQKVQFELLESVARLVKPGGLLVYSTCTIEEEENHYQIARFLQSHPGFDWDQSFKERMPESVHPYISGNGGELQILPQYFESDGFYIACLRKKA from the coding sequence ATAGTGGGGAATGTACGTGAAGTTGCCACAGACCTACTTGTCAAAATTGAACGGTCCCAAGCATATAGTAATCTTTTGCTCAATACAGCCATCCGAAAAAATGGGTTTACCCCAAAGGATTCGGGGTTATTGACGGAAATTGTCTATGGGACTGTCCAACGAAAGAACACGTTAGACTTCTACCTGAAGCCATTCATTAAGAAGCCTTTATCCAAGCTTGATGATTGGGTCGTCGTCCTTCTCAGATTATCCGTCTACCAGATGCTTTACCTGGACAGGGTGCCGGATCATGCTATCCTTAATGAAGCCGTTTCAATTGCCAAGAAAAAAGGTCACAAAGGAATATCCGGGTTTGTGAACGGCGTATTACGGAATATTCAACGAAAAGGTGTACAACCCCTTGCATCAATCAAGGAAAAAACGTTACAATTATCGATTGAGCATAGTCATCCTGAATGGTTGTTAAAACGATGGATTCAACAATTAGGCGAATTAAAAACAATCGATATGTGTACAGTCAATAATCTCCCACCTTCTGTAACAGCTCGAGTGAACACGAATAAGACGTCAGTTGACGAATCCTTGAAGAAGCTTAAGGAAGAATCTGTTGAAGCTCAAAAAAGTGAACTTTGTCCAGATGGAATCAAAGTATTGTCTGGAAATCTGCCTCAAACAAATGCCTATCAAGCAGGAGTGCTGACGATCCAGGATGAAAGTTCGATGCTTGTTGGCTATGCAGTTGATCCTCAAAAAGACGATCGTGTACTGGATGCTTGTGCAGCTCCTGGTGGAAAGACGACACATTTGGCAGAACGAATGCAGAATCAAGGTGAAGTGACTGCGATCGATCTTCACGACCATAAAGTGAAGTTGATTGATGATCAAGTCGGACGTCTCGGATTGGATAATGTCCAGACGATTGCAATGGATACAAGAAAGGCTGCCAATCTATTTCAAGCTGAAACGTTCGATCGAATCTTGCTGGACGCACCTTGCACAGGGTTCGGTGTTATTCGAAGAAAACCTGATATCAAATGGGCGAAAACAGAGGAGGATATCAAGCGTATACAGAAGGTTCAATTCGAACTTCTCGAGTCTGTCGCTCGTCTTGTAAAACCTGGTGGATTATTGGTCTATAGTACCTGTACAATAGAGGAAGAAGAGAATCACTATCAGATCGCTCGATTTTTACAATCACATCCTGGTTTTGATTGGGATCAATCGTTTAAAGAACGGATGCCTGAGTCCGTACATCCTTACATTTCAGGCAATGGTGGAGAATTGCAAATCCTCCCTCAATATTTTGAAAGTGATGGTTTTTACATTGCGTGCTTACGTAAAAAGGCTTAG
- the rlmN gene encoding 23S rRNA (adenine(2503)-C(2))-methyltransferase RlmN, translating to MLKPLTEKQTNPDIKTSIFSLEYEELKDWLKKEGEPSFRAKQIFEWLYKKRESSFSEMTNLSKDFREKLENEFVITPLKTLIKQESKDGTIKFLFELEDGYSIETVLMRHEYGNSVCVTTQVGCRLGCTFCASTLGGLKRNLKAGEIVAQVLEVQRAMDETDERVSSVVVMGIGEPFDNYDGLMSFLRTINHDEGLNIGARHITISTSGVVPKIYDFADEGMQINFAISLHAPTTEIRSRLMPVNRMYPLDDLMDSIRYYIRKTGRRVTFEYGLFGGVNDQVEHAELLADLIKDIKCHVNLIPVNYVPERDYVRTPRNQIFEFERTLRERGVNVTIRREQGHDIDAACGQLRAKERKDETK from the coding sequence ATGTTAAAACCGTTAACAGAAAAACAAACCAATCCCGATATTAAAACATCCATCTTCTCACTGGAGTATGAGGAATTGAAGGATTGGTTGAAGAAAGAAGGGGAGCCTTCTTTCCGTGCAAAACAAATTTTTGAATGGCTCTACAAAAAACGGGAATCTTCTTTCTCGGAAATGACGAACCTTTCAAAGGATTTTCGAGAAAAGCTTGAAAATGAATTCGTCATTACACCTCTGAAGACCCTTATCAAACAAGAGTCCAAGGACGGTACGATTAAATTCCTATTCGAACTTGAGGACGGCTACTCGATTGAAACCGTACTGATGAGACATGAATACGGAAATAGTGTCTGTGTTACGACACAGGTGGGGTGCCGATTAGGTTGTACATTCTGTGCGTCTACCTTGGGGGGACTGAAAAGAAACCTGAAAGCCGGTGAAATCGTTGCTCAAGTATTAGAAGTACAACGAGCAATGGATGAAACGGATGAACGTGTCAGTTCAGTCGTCGTCATGGGGATTGGTGAGCCGTTCGACAATTATGATGGACTGATGTCCTTCCTTCGTACCATCAATCATGATGAAGGTTTGAATATTGGAGCTCGTCATATCACAATCTCGACTAGCGGCGTCGTTCCGAAAATTTATGATTTCGCTGATGAAGGGATGCAGATCAATTTTGCGATCTCACTACATGCTCCAACGACGGAAATCCGAAGTCGTCTCATGCCTGTAAACAGAATGTATCCATTAGATGACCTGATGGATTCAATCCGTTATTACATTCGCAAAACAGGCCGCAGGGTTACATTTGAGTACGGATTGTTCGGAGGGGTCAACGATCAAGTTGAACATGCAGAATTACTTGCTGACTTGATAAAAGATATCAAGTGCCACGTCAATTTGATACCTGTAAACTATGTACCAGAAAGAGATTACGTTCGTACTCCGAGAAATCAAATCTTTGAATTCGAGCGTACCCTACGTGAGCGTGGCGTAAATGTGACGATCCGTAGAGAGCAAGGGCATGATATCGATGCAGCTTGTGGACAGCTTCGTGCTAAAGAGCGTAAAGACGAAACGAAGTAA
- a CDS encoding Stp1/IreP family PP2C-type Ser/Thr phosphatase, with amino-acid sequence MKAFFQTDQGKVRSLNEDSGAVIPISASDVFAVVADGMGGHKAGDVASQMAVNYVKEHLDTYINDHEDTKGIIHSLIEDANQDIFTYAQDHPDCYGMGTTIVLLRATEDEIHIGHVGDSRCYKVTQNSIEQLTDDHTLVNELVKSGQITSEEAEYHPRKHVVLRALGTDPKVEIDNLKYTWEKGEYILLCSDGLSNKVTAESFVKVINQDVSLEDKVARLITMANEAGGEDNITLILVYNDVETEEGALT; translated from the coding sequence TTGAAGGCATTCTTTCAGACAGATCAGGGGAAAGTAAGATCCTTGAACGAAGACAGCGGGGCAGTGATTCCGATCTCTGCCTCGGATGTTTTTGCCGTAGTAGCCGATGGTATGGGCGGACATAAAGCAGGAGATGTAGCCAGCCAAATGGCCGTGAATTATGTAAAGGAACATCTAGATACATACATAAATGATCATGAAGATACAAAAGGGATAATCCATTCGTTGATTGAAGACGCTAATCAAGACATTTTCACATATGCGCAAGATCATCCGGATTGCTATGGAATGGGTACGACAATTGTCTTACTACGGGCAACCGAGGATGAGATACATATAGGTCATGTCGGGGATAGTCGTTGCTATAAAGTCACCCAAAATTCAATCGAGCAGCTTACAGATGATCACACGTTAGTGAATGAACTCGTAAAATCAGGACAGATCACGAGTGAAGAAGCAGAATATCATCCAAGGAAGCATGTTGTTCTAAGAGCACTCGGGACTGACCCTAAGGTCGAAATCGATAACCTCAAATACACGTGGGAAAAAGGAGAGTATATCCTCCTTTGCTCAGACGGTCTTTCAAATAAAGTGACCGCAGAGTCATTCGTTAAAGTCATTAATCAAGACGTTTCTCTTGAGGATAAAGTGGCCCGTTTGATCACGATGGCAAATGAAGCAGGAGGAGAAGATAATATTACATTGATCCTGGTCTATAATGATGTTGAGACTGAAGAGGGTGCTCTGACATGA
- the pknB gene encoding Stk1 family PASTA domain-containing Ser/Thr kinase, with product MIGRRISDRYKILEIIGDGGMAVVYKAEDLILDRIVAVKVLRSEYSTDDDFIRRFRREAESATSLNHPNIVNIVDVGEEDQLYFIVMEYVEGKTLKQIIREKGPLSPTESIEIMKQISSAIAHAHEHHIVHRDIKPHNILIDRKGNAKVTDFGIALAATSATITHTNSVLGSVHYFSPEQARGGIANNKSDIYSMGVVLYEMVTGRLPFSGESAVSVALKHLQEQFPDPKLFNSDIPQSLENVILKALAKDPAKRFDSVQEFQEQLETVFDRANEPKFEIEDDEEATKVLTPIGSSHEQVKAAPPLKNEEKEDPPKEKKKKKKNWLVILLAIFLLTGIAGVAALTIWPEILQTEDVPVPDVINMPYIEAYEKIKEAGLEPEKEEQPSADVKEGNVIRQSPAAGIAVKENSKVKLIVSTGPEKFEVEDYVGQEEDDVRRTNVNDLYKSVETTKRIDEEVEEGVIIDQFPEAGEMVIPGQEVLILYVSSGPPPFDLADLTGKTLDEAKDYAKENGLTIKEASEREYSEDIEEGSIIRTDPKAGESVRSGDEITVTVSKGVPDPITMKDLVEVEIPEEQKKDDKKEDKDTKDQNKKQERRVRIITTDVNGEKTIRDETITETTMFEIPLTIAYNGEGKYQVLVDDTEYISETFTYEEAKKFMNGE from the coding sequence ATGATCGGCAGAAGAATCAGTGATCGCTATAAAATCCTTGAGATCATTGGTGATGGTGGAATGGCTGTCGTGTATAAAGCAGAGGATTTGATCCTTGATCGAATCGTTGCTGTAAAAGTTCTGCGCTCTGAATACTCCACCGATGATGATTTCATCAGAAGGTTTCGGCGGGAAGCGGAGTCTGCAACCAGTCTGAACCACCCGAACATCGTCAATATCGTCGATGTTGGGGAGGAAGATCAACTCTATTTCATTGTGATGGAATACGTCGAAGGAAAAACGCTGAAGCAGATCATCCGGGAGAAAGGTCCGCTTTCACCGACTGAATCAATCGAAATCATGAAACAGATTTCCTCGGCCATTGCTCACGCACACGAACACCATATTGTTCATAGAGACATTAAGCCACATAATATTTTAATAGATAGGAAAGGGAATGCCAAAGTAACGGATTTCGGAATTGCACTTGCAGCCACGTCAGCTACGATTACCCATACGAACTCGGTTCTCGGCAGCGTCCATTATTTTTCTCCTGAACAAGCTAGGGGTGGAATCGCCAACAACAAGTCGGATATCTATTCAATGGGCGTCGTTCTCTATGAGATGGTGACTGGCAGACTGCCGTTTTCAGGAGAATCCGCGGTTTCAGTCGCGTTAAAGCATCTGCAAGAGCAGTTTCCAGATCCCAAACTATTCAATTCGGATATTCCACAAAGCTTAGAGAATGTCATTTTGAAAGCATTGGCGAAGGATCCGGCTAAACGATTTGATAGTGTACAAGAATTCCAAGAACAATTAGAAACGGTATTTGATCGGGCGAATGAACCAAAGTTTGAAATCGAGGATGACGAAGAGGCGACAAAAGTCCTTACACCGATCGGCAGTTCACATGAACAGGTGAAAGCTGCCCCTCCTTTGAAAAATGAGGAGAAAGAAGACCCGCCTAAAGAAAAGAAAAAGAAGAAAAAGAATTGGCTTGTCATCCTGTTGGCGATTTTTCTTTTGACTGGCATCGCAGGGGTTGCAGCACTCACCATATGGCCTGAAATTTTACAGACTGAGGATGTCCCGGTTCCAGATGTCATCAATATGCCTTACATAGAAGCGTATGAAAAGATCAAGGAGGCTGGTCTTGAACCGGAAAAAGAAGAACAGCCTAGTGCTGATGTGAAGGAAGGTAATGTCATACGGCAATCACCTGCGGCGGGTATAGCTGTAAAAGAAAATTCCAAGGTGAAATTGATCGTCAGCACGGGTCCGGAGAAATTCGAAGTTGAAGATTATGTCGGGCAGGAAGAAGACGACGTGAGAAGGACCAACGTCAATGATCTGTACAAAAGCGTAGAGACGACTAAAAGAATTGATGAAGAAGTCGAAGAAGGAGTCATCATCGACCAGTTCCCAGAAGCTGGAGAGATGGTCATACCAGGTCAAGAAGTCTTGATTTTGTATGTAAGCAGTGGGCCGCCACCTTTTGATCTTGCTGATCTTACAGGAAAGACCCTTGATGAAGCGAAGGATTATGCGAAAGAGAATGGATTGACCATTAAAGAGGCAAGCGAACGGGAATACTCCGAAGACATAGAGGAAGGCAGCATCATCCGGACAGATCCAAAAGCAGGTGAGTCTGTGCGCTCAGGTGATGAAATAACCGTAACCGTGTCCAAGGGTGTACCTGATCCGATTACGATGAAAGATCTTGTCGAGGTGGAAATTCCAGAAGAACAGAAAAAAGATGATAAAAAAGAAGATAAAGATACTAAAGATCAGAACAAGAAACAGGAACGAAGGGTCCGGATCATCACTACGGATGTTAATGGAGAGAAAACAATAAGAGATGAGACGATTACCGAAACGACGATGTTTGAAATTCCATTGACGATTGCTTATAACGGCGAAGGAAAGTATCAAGTTCTTGTAGATGACACAGAATACATCAGTGAAACCTTTACCTATGAAGAAGCGAAAAAATTCATGAATGGAGAGTAG
- the rsgA gene encoding ribosome small subunit-dependent GTPase A, whose translation MPKGTIIKALSGYYYVKSEGEVYQCRGRGNFRKRKLTPLVGDEVEFESTNPTDGYVLELFERKNELIRPPIANVDQALIIFSARKPAFNTLLLDRFLVHIEANEILPVICVSKFDLLEDDEKIQQELAVYRKIGYQVIMTSSIDEMGLEEVRDVFEDKVTVIAGQSGVGKSTLLNTLNPNLNLETNEISSHLGRGKHTTRHVELIPFGKGLVADTPGFSSLEFGDMEPEDLSIFFPEMRDRRPECKFRGCTHTSEPKCAVKAALDAGEIAQFRYDHYEQFLQELKDKKQRRY comes from the coding sequence ATGCCAAAAGGAACGATTATTAAAGCGTTGAGCGGTTATTATTATGTGAAAAGTGAAGGGGAAGTTTATCAATGCCGAGGGAGGGGGAATTTCCGAAAGCGGAAATTGACCCCCCTGGTTGGAGATGAAGTGGAGTTTGAATCGACGAACCCGACGGATGGTTACGTCTTGGAACTTTTCGAGCGGAAGAACGAATTGATCAGACCACCTATTGCCAATGTAGACCAAGCCCTAATCATCTTTTCGGCTCGTAAACCTGCCTTCAATACGCTTCTTTTGGATCGGTTCTTAGTGCATATCGAAGCCAACGAGATCCTTCCTGTCATTTGTGTGAGTAAATTCGATTTGCTTGAGGATGACGAAAAAATCCAACAGGAATTGGCGGTTTATCGTAAAATCGGTTATCAGGTCATCATGACATCATCCATTGATGAAATGGGTCTTGAAGAGGTCCGTGATGTATTCGAAGATAAGGTGACGGTCATCGCAGGACAGTCTGGCGTAGGGAAATCCACATTATTGAATACGTTGAACCCGAATCTAAATCTTGAAACAAACGAGATTTCATCCCATCTAGGTCGTGGTAAGCATACGACACGGCACGTCGAATTGATTCCATTCGGTAAGGGACTTGTCGCGGATACACCGGGATTCAGTTCACTTGAATTCGGAGACATGGAGCCTGAGGATCTTTCCATCTTCTTTCCTGAGATGCGTGATCGACGTCCAGAATGTAAATTCAGAGGATGCACGCATACCTCTGAGCCGAAGTGTGCCGTGAAAGCTGCGCTTGATGCGGGCGAGATTGCACAATTCAGATACGATCATTATGAGCAATTCCTTCAAGAACTGAAAGATAAAAAACAACGGAGGTATTAG
- the rpe gene encoding ribulose-phosphate 3-epimerase: MTKIAPSILSADFSRLGEEIKDVEQGGADYIHVDVMDGHFVPNITIGPLIVEAIRPVTELPLDVHLMIENPDRYIPQFAKAGADIISVHAEACPHLHRTIHLIKEHGVKAGVVLNPHTPVNMIEHVIEDLDLVLLMTVNPGFGGQSFISNVLPKIKHVADLCNEKGLDMDIEVDGGVNPETAKLCREYGANVLVAGSAIYKQKNRKDAIEAIRGV; encoded by the coding sequence ATGACGAAGATAGCACCTTCCATCCTATCTGCGGACTTTTCCCGCTTAGGTGAGGAAATTAAAGATGTAGAACAGGGCGGCGCTGATTATATCCATGTCGATGTCATGGACGGCCATTTTGTGCCAAACATTACAATCGGTCCGCTTATCGTAGAAGCCATCAGACCCGTTACTGAGCTGCCATTAGATGTCCATTTGATGATTGAAAATCCGGACCGCTATATTCCTCAATTTGCGAAAGCAGGGGCTGATATCATTTCCGTCCATGCAGAGGCATGTCCCCATTTACATCGGACGATCCATTTAATCAAAGAGCATGGCGTAAAAGCAGGAGTTGTATTAAATCCACATACCCCGGTTAACATGATCGAACATGTCATCGAGGATCTGGACCTTGTTTTACTTATGACGGTCAACCCTGGTTTCGGTGGTCAATCCTTTATTTCAAACGTGCTTCCTAAAATAAAGCACGTCGCTGACCTATGTAATGAAAAAGGCTTAGACATGGATATTGAGGTTGATGGCGGTGTAAATCCTGAAACGGCAAAGCTGTGCAGAGAATATGGTGCTAATGTTCTTGTCGCCGGTTCTGCAATTTACAAACAGAAGAACAGGAAGGATGCAATCGAAGCCATCCGTGGTGTATAA
- the thiT gene encoding energy-coupled thiamine transporter ThiT, translated as MRNRNLMIAEVAIMSALGIILGFIKFSGPWAFGGSVSLEMVPIFIMAYRRGLFAGVLTGLMIGLLQLLINPYIYYFLQVLLDYPIAFMVVGLAGLTRPHWNDSFTKRIAFILIGTFIGSLLRLTSHVISGVAFFKDAAPEGSDIFTYSFVYNISYIGPTFILTVVLLILLTQAAPKLIHGER; from the coding sequence ATGAGAAACCGTAACTTGATGATTGCAGAGGTTGCAATCATGTCTGCACTCGGTATAATTTTAGGCTTTATCAAATTCAGCGGTCCTTGGGCCTTTGGAGGATCTGTATCCTTGGAGATGGTCCCGATCTTTATCATGGCATATCGAAGAGGTTTGTTCGCAGGGGTACTGACAGGTTTGATGATTGGTTTGCTGCAATTATTGATCAATCCTTATATCTACTATTTCCTACAAGTTCTGCTTGATTATCCTATCGCGTTCATGGTCGTCGGCTTAGCAGGTTTGACACGCCCACATTGGAATGATTCCTTCACAAAGAGAATTGCTTTCATTCTGATCGGTACGTTCATTGGAAGCCTTCTGCGACTGACGAGTCATGTCATCTCTGGAGTGGCGTTTTTCAAGGATGCTGCACCAGAAGGTTCTGACATATTCACTTATTCATTTGTGTATAACATTTCTTACATTGGACCTACATTCATCTTGACTGTTGTTTTACTCATACTATTGACGCAGGCAGCTCCGAAGCTCATCCATGGTGAACGTTGA